In Ruminiclostridium papyrosolvens DSM 2782, the following proteins share a genomic window:
- a CDS encoding BglG family transcription antiterminator, with translation MKNQSQIRTMEIISLLLGNSDYISVKDIAKKLNVSARTIRSDIEKLDDHINECFNSDELYIERKSGSGIRLKSKSPDFNFNELDINSLATNKIQMDNSTRRLEIMNMMINSNEELTTQFLADQYYVSKSTILKDLDWINRWLKQYNLEVEKKQNKGVYILGSEKDIRNAIVAVLKLGNINTKKPDTKILKGIETNQNSNKYNEIVKIYPKINIDEIGNIIHNAEKKFAFFMPEEHYNSMFTHLVISIGRLLKGIKVDDESELIEGQCNDIETQVARYIVSRLEEEFKISIPQAEFAYICMHLMGLNIYSGTDRMNIDDALLNIPSNVKTLVYEIVRYVGNILNIDFSDDKILFLGLMFYLKTSIFRLKNNANIVFSQDVNVDDVLQDIYMAVWTTDTLYKKYANVTVNISNDEILEVAGYFLVARERKWRKNKAIIVSDNSLKAAIEIRNQLSKYIPNLQIVDICSYYQLNLRNHDNYEFIISTMPLSYKNKPVMQVPAKLDRDNLNEIKRFVNSYILKNSKRNDNNIQILTFNIQDSPQTIEDLLQTIDGLIDKDIVDEVEKIKNLTRICFSDEKNRLHIKGNMYVKVVEGDLKQSIIINCSINSNLLIDDIVVKNIKICFVTDNNMSVYGEVMEKFLLSKE, from the coding sequence ATGAAAAATCAATCTCAGATAAGAACTATGGAGATTATATCGTTACTGTTAGGTAATTCTGATTATATTTCTGTAAAAGATATCGCAAAAAAGCTAAATGTATCAGCTCGGACAATAAGAAGTGATATTGAAAAATTGGATGACCATATTAATGAATGCTTTAACTCAGATGAGTTATACATTGAGAGAAAAAGCGGTTCAGGAATAAGATTGAAATCCAAGTCACCTGATTTTAACTTCAATGAGTTGGATATAAACAGTTTAGCAACTAATAAAATACAGATGGATAATAGTACGAGACGATTGGAAATAATGAATATGATGATTAATTCCAATGAGGAGTTAACCACGCAATTCCTTGCTGATCAGTACTATGTAAGTAAGAGCACAATTCTTAAAGATTTGGATTGGATTAACAGATGGTTAAAACAATATAATCTGGAGGTTGAAAAAAAGCAGAATAAGGGTGTATATATTTTAGGCAGTGAAAAGGATATCAGAAATGCAATTGTTGCTGTGTTGAAATTAGGTAACATAAACACTAAAAAACCTGACACAAAAATACTTAAAGGCATAGAAACAAATCAAAATAGCAATAAGTATAATGAAATTGTAAAAATATATCCTAAAATTAATATCGACGAAATTGGTAACATAATCCACAATGCTGAGAAGAAATTTGCCTTCTTTATGCCTGAGGAACATTATAATTCAATGTTTACTCATTTGGTAATAAGTATCGGCAGATTACTCAAAGGAATAAAAGTTGACGATGAGAGCGAATTAATTGAAGGCCAGTGTAATGATATTGAAACTCAGGTTGCAAGATACATTGTGTCAAGATTAGAAGAGGAATTTAAAATATCAATTCCTCAGGCTGAATTTGCTTATATATGTATGCATTTGATGGGATTGAATATCTACAGCGGCACAGACAGAATGAATATTGATGATGCCTTATTAAATATCCCCAGTAACGTTAAAACCTTGGTCTATGAAATAGTCAGGTATGTAGGAAATATCTTGAATATAGATTTCTCAGATGACAAGATACTATTTTTAGGATTAATGTTTTACTTAAAAACATCAATTTTCAGACTTAAGAACAATGCTAATATTGTATTTTCACAGGATGTAAATGTTGACGATGTTTTGCAGGATATATATATGGCTGTTTGGACTACCGATACACTATATAAAAAATATGCAAATGTTACGGTCAATATTTCCAACGATGAGATATTAGAGGTTGCAGGATATTTTTTAGTAGCAAGAGAAAGAAAATGGCGGAAAAATAAAGCAATTATAGTATCCGATAACAGTTTAAAAGCCGCAATAGAAATTAGGAATCAGTTATCAAAGTATATTCCTAATTTACAAATTGTAGATATTTGTTCATATTATCAATTGAATTTAAGAAATCATGATAATTATGAATTTATTATTTCTACTATGCCACTGAGCTACAAAAATAAACCTGTTATGCAGGTGCCTGCAAAACTGGATAGAGACAACCTCAATGAAATAAAAAGGTTTGTTAACAGTTACATACTAAAGAACTCAAAAAGAAATGATAATAATATACAGATATTAACTTTCAATATTCAAGACTCACCACAAACTATTGAAGACTTGCTTCAGACTATAGACGGATTAATAGATAAAGACATTGTGGATGAGGTAGAAAAGATTAAGAATCTGACTAGGATTTGTTTTTCTGATGAAAAAAATAGATTACATATAAAAGGTAATATGTATGTAAAAGTTGTAGAGGGAGATTTAAAACAGTCAATTATCATTAATTGCAGCATTAATTCTAATTTATTAATTGATGATATCGTAGTAAAAAATATTAAAATTTGCTTTGTTACTGACAATAACATGTCAGTTTATGGAGAAGTTATGGAAAAGTTTTTATTATCTAAGGAATAG
- a CDS encoding CvfB family protein, which produces MIELGKNQKLQVIRKTQIGVYMNDKADKSPEDILLPKNQVPQNVQVGDEIDVFVYKDSEDRMICTMKIPKITLGELAVLQVVATTNIGAFLDWGLEKDLFLPFREQVGNVKKGDSYLVALYIDSSNRLSATMNIYNLLSSESPYKVNDRVIGTVYSISKELGAFVAVDNMYQGLIPNKELYGNCKEGDSVNVRIKKVKQDGKLELSLRNEAHNEIESDSQKIMEMFKLSGGTIALNDKSSPEAIKAELNMSKAAFKRAVGRLLKEGAIKITDTGIERMW; this is translated from the coding sequence GTGATTGAATTAGGGAAAAACCAAAAACTTCAAGTAATTAGAAAGACACAAATTGGCGTATATATGAATGATAAAGCCGATAAAAGCCCGGAGGATATTTTATTACCAAAAAATCAGGTGCCTCAAAATGTTCAAGTTGGTGATGAAATAGATGTATTTGTTTATAAGGATTCTGAAGACAGAATGATATGCACAATGAAAATACCTAAAATTACACTTGGTGAACTGGCAGTTTTACAAGTAGTGGCAACTACAAATATAGGAGCTTTTCTGGATTGGGGATTGGAGAAGGACTTGTTTTTACCTTTCAGAGAACAGGTGGGGAATGTCAAAAAAGGTGACTCATATTTAGTAGCCTTGTATATAGATAGCAGCAACAGATTATCTGCAACTATGAATATATATAATTTACTAAGCAGTGAATCGCCATATAAAGTAAATGACAGAGTAATTGGAACCGTCTATAGTATCAGCAAGGAGTTAGGAGCTTTTGTGGCAGTGGACAACATGTATCAAGGCCTGATTCCCAATAAGGAGTTATATGGTAATTGCAAGGAAGGCGACAGCGTTAATGTACGAATTAAAAAGGTAAAGCAGGATGGAAAGCTGGAATTGAGCCTGAGAAATGAAGCCCATAACGAAATTGAGAGCGATTCTCAGAAAATTATGGAAATGTTTAAATTAAGCGGCGGAACTATTGCACTTAATGACAAAAGCTCCCCTGAAGCTATAAAAGCTGAACTGAACATGAGCAAGGCAGCTTTTAAAAGAGCTGTAGGAAGACTACTAAAAGAGGGTGCAATAAAAATAACAGATACGGGGATTGAAAGAATGTGGTAA
- the aroB gene encoding 3-dehydroquinate synthase has product MKELKVNLGEHSYPIVITEDFSLISKYARNKNKCVIVADRSVELLHIDELREAVNKHFKEVFVYSVEPGEKSKSLHMTHRLYDFFILHKMCREDVVLSFGGGVIGDLAGFAAATYMRGIELIHVPTSLLAQVDSSIGGKTAVNLNQTKNIIGAFYQPSLVYSNYKVLKTLPKEEVKNAMVEILVHAIIKDAELFRYMEDNLDRILNLEPDIMEVLIAWNCDIKKSVIERDEKDLGERAILNFGHTFGHAIESAMDYKYKHGECVALGIMGACYISEQLGLCQGDLIIRIRRVLNRIGVFNSMQDCDGERVYYFLLHDKKMNGGNINFVLPIQIGEVVKQEIKDFSLIKNAFEKLKNQKW; this is encoded by the coding sequence ATGAAAGAATTAAAAGTTAATTTAGGAGAGCATTCTTATCCCATTGTTATAACAGAAGATTTTTCACTAATATCGAAGTATGCTCGCAATAAGAATAAATGTGTAATTGTTGCAGACAGAAGTGTGGAGCTGCTGCACATAGATGAGCTTAGGGAAGCTGTAAACAAACATTTTAAAGAAGTGTTTGTTTATTCTGTTGAGCCGGGTGAAAAAAGCAAATCTTTACATATGACACATAGACTATATGATTTTTTTATCCTGCATAAAATGTGCAGGGAAGATGTTGTTTTGAGTTTTGGAGGCGGAGTTATCGGTGATCTTGCAGGCTTTGCAGCGGCCACTTATATGAGAGGTATAGAGTTAATTCATGTTCCGACCTCCTTGCTGGCACAGGTGGACAGCAGTATCGGCGGAAAAACAGCCGTAAATCTAAACCAGACAAAAAATATAATAGGGGCATTTTATCAACCGTCCCTTGTTTATTCAAACTATAAAGTACTTAAAACATTACCAAAAGAAGAAGTCAAGAATGCCATGGTAGAGATACTGGTTCATGCAATAATTAAGGATGCAGAGTTATTCCGATATATGGAGGATAATCTGGATAGGATTTTAAATCTTGAACCTGATATTATGGAAGTACTGATTGCTTGGAACTGTGATATTAAGAAAAGCGTAATTGAACGGGATGAGAAGGATCTGGGGGAACGAGCAATCTTAAATTTTGGACATACTTTCGGTCATGCTATTGAAAGTGCCATGGATTATAAATATAAACATGGTGAGTGTGTTGCTTTAGGTATTATGGGAGCATGCTATATTTCAGAACAACTGGGTTTATGCCAAGGTGATTTAATCATAAGAATAAGAAGGGTTCTGAATCGAATAGGTGTATTTAATAGTATGCAGGATTGCGATGGGGAGAGAGTGTATTATTTTCTATTACATGATAAAAAGATGAACGGTGGAAATATTAATTTCGTGCTTCCAATTCAAATCGGGGAAGTTGTCAAACAAGAAATAAAAGATTTTTCACTTATAAAGAATGCTTTTGAAAAGCTTAAAAATCAAAAATGGTAA
- a CDS encoding DegT/DnrJ/EryC1/StrS family aminotransferase, translating to MQASKKITNIPKWPFADKMEEEAVKEVLASESWWRNAGTQAKLFEKEFAQYHGCKGGFTVANGTVALEIALKVLEIGDGDEVIVPNFTFYSTVSAVLAVRAVPVLVDVKEDTFCIDPEKIEKAVTHKTKAVIPVHMAGQIADMDAINEIAKKHKLFVIEDSAHAHGAMRKEQNAGSFGIMSTFSFQNAKLITAGEGGIILSNDEKLLNQVLLEANCGRAEGDTTYQHVLIGGNSRLSEVQGAILRVQLSRLSEQINLREKNYKYLAEGLKDIPGIILQTTDEDITVHPHYMVMFYYDKNAFGGASRAEFVEYLKNAGIPVNRSYECIHKLPVFKTLSAAAWRMDETCANSQRISDEVVCLSHNILLGDAALINDIVEVIRNFKS from the coding sequence ATGCAAGCAAGTAAAAAAATAACGAATATACCCAAGTGGCCATTTGCAGATAAAATGGAAGAAGAAGCAGTAAAGGAAGTTTTAGCATCAGAAAGTTGGTGGCGTAATGCAGGAACACAGGCTAAATTATTTGAAAAAGAATTTGCACAGTATCATGGTTGTAAAGGTGGGTTTACAGTTGCAAATGGTACCGTTGCTTTGGAAATTGCCTTAAAGGTTTTAGAAATTGGTGACGGGGACGAAGTAATTGTTCCAAATTTTACCTTTTATTCTACAGTGTCTGCTGTATTGGCAGTAAGAGCTGTCCCGGTACTAGTAGATGTAAAAGAAGATACTTTTTGTATCGACCCTGAAAAAATAGAAAAGGCAGTAACTCATAAAACAAAAGCAGTAATTCCGGTACATATGGCAGGGCAAATAGCGGATATGGATGCAATTAATGAAATTGCAAAAAAACATAAGCTTTTTGTAATTGAGGATTCTGCACATGCACATGGCGCAATGAGAAAAGAACAAAATGCAGGTTCCTTTGGCATAATGAGTACCTTTAGCTTTCAAAATGCTAAGCTGATTACTGCCGGAGAGGGTGGTATTATACTAAGTAATGATGAAAAGCTGCTTAATCAGGTACTCCTTGAAGCAAATTGCGGAAGAGCTGAGGGAGATACCACCTATCAGCATGTTTTAATAGGCGGTAACTCAAGATTGTCAGAAGTACAAGGAGCAATATTAAGAGTACAGCTTTCAAGACTATCTGAGCAAATCAACCTGAGAGAAAAGAATTATAAATATTTAGCAGAAGGCTTAAAAGATATTCCGGGAATAATATTACAGACAACAGATGAAGATATTACGGTTCATCCTCATTATATGGTAATGTTTTATTATGATAAAAATGCTTTTGGCGGAGCATCCAGAGCAGAATTTGTAGAATATTTAAAGAATGCCGGAATACCGGTAAACCGCTCCTATGAGTGTATCCATAAACTTCCCGTATTTAAAACATTGTCTGCAGCTGCCTGGAGAATGGATGAAACTTGTGCTAATTCCCAGCGCATCAGCGATGAAGTTGTCTGCCTGAGTCACAATATACTTTTGGGAGACGCAGCACTGATTAATGATATTGTAGAAGTAATTCGTAATTTTAAATCATAA
- a CDS encoding DegT/DnrJ/EryC1/StrS family aminotransferase, with protein MKVLARDGGTPLKQKPFPNWPIYDEREINLVTEVVKSQNWWRVTGSKVKEFEKRFAEFQGCSYCLGVTNGTSAIELALSVFGIGEGDEVIIPGMTFISTGLAVTNCNATPVLVDIDPDTLCMLPEKFEQAITPRTKAVIPVHMAGHGCRMEEICEIAKKNGIIVIEDAAHGHGGEWKNKRLGSFGDVGIFSFQNGKLMTCGEGGAMVTNNKDIYEKAYVIQDVGRPKNDLIYEHVIRGANYRMNEFQAALLLAQMERVDELNKLRDKHATELHKLFADVKGITPQGREEGATIFTHYMYMFYYDKSFFSGLPREEFVEYLKAEGIPACVCFPVLSDTKFFAENDFNGRNVNYDKKKEHDLTNSKKAGENIIWLHHRTLEGDEEDLRDIVGAVKKIQNEFNK; from the coding sequence ATGAAGGTACTAGCAAGAGATGGAGGAACTCCACTTAAACAAAAGCCATTTCCAAACTGGCCCATTTACGATGAACGCGAAATAAATCTTGTTACTGAAGTAGTAAAAAGCCAAAATTGGTGGAGAGTGACAGGAAGTAAGGTTAAAGAATTTGAAAAGAGGTTTGCTGAATTTCAAGGCTGTTCTTATTGCCTTGGAGTTACCAATGGCACAAGTGCAATTGAGCTGGCGCTTTCAGTATTCGGAATTGGTGAAGGCGATGAGGTTATTATACCGGGGATGACGTTTATTTCAACTGGTCTGGCAGTTACTAACTGTAACGCAACTCCTGTATTGGTTGATATAGACCCTGATACATTATGTATGCTTCCTGAAAAGTTTGAACAGGCAATTACCCCTAGAACTAAAGCAGTAATTCCGGTGCACATGGCAGGACATGGATGTCGTATGGAGGAGATTTGTGAAATAGCAAAGAAAAACGGCATTATAGTGATTGAAGATGCTGCTCATGGCCATGGAGGGGAATGGAAAAATAAGAGACTTGGTTCCTTTGGTGATGTTGGAATATTCAGCTTTCAAAACGGTAAATTGATGACCTGCGGTGAAGGCGGAGCAATGGTTACAAATAATAAAGATATTTATGAAAAGGCATATGTAATTCAGGATGTTGGAAGGCCAAAAAATGACCTTATTTATGAACATGTAATACGCGGAGCAAATTATAGAATGAATGAATTTCAGGCTGCGCTTCTTTTGGCACAGATGGAGCGTGTTGATGAGCTGAATAAGCTTCGTGACAAACATGCAACAGAGCTTCACAAACTATTTGCAGATGTAAAGGGCATTACGCCACAGGGAAGAGAAGAAGGCGCTACAATTTTTACCCATTACATGTACATGTTTTATTATGACAAGTCATTTTTTTCAGGACTGCCCAGAGAGGAGTTTGTTGAATATCTCAAGGCTGAAGGAATACCGGCCTGTGTTTGTTTTCCTGTTTTGTCAGATACAAAGTTTTTTGCTGAAAATGATTTTAATGGAAGAAACGTTAATTATGACAAAAAGAAGGAGCATGACTTAACTAATTCAAAAAAAGCCGGAGAAAACATAATATGGCTTCATCACCGTACACTGGAGGGTGATGAAGAAGACCTAAGGGATATTGTAGGAGCAGTGAAGAAAATACAAAATGAATTTAATAAATAA
- a CDS encoding DUF2200 domain-containing protein → MSNHKIYSMSVARVYPLYIAKAERKGRAKSEVDEIIRWLTGYTQEEFEEQLNKQTDFETFFKDAPFLNPSRTLIKGVVCGVRVEDIKEPTMQEIRYLDKLIDELAKGKSLDKILRGK, encoded by the coding sequence ATGTCCAACCACAAAATATATTCAATGAGTGTAGCAAGAGTCTATCCTCTATATATAGCAAAGGCGGAGAGAAAAGGACGTGCCAAATCAGAAGTTGATGAAATCATTCGCTGGTTAACTGGATACACTCAGGAGGAATTTGAGGAACAGCTAAATAAACAAACAGATTTTGAGACATTCTTTAAGGATGCTCCCTTTCTGAACCCGTCACGAACTCTGATAAAAGGAGTTGTTTGTGGTGTCAGGGTAGAAGATATCAAAGAGCCCACCATGCAGGAAATTCGATATTTGGATAAGCTGATTGATGAATTGGCAAAGGGAAAATCTCTGGATAAAATACTTCGAGGAAAATAA
- a CDS encoding lactate utilization protein: MNQEICTLIQNLNRNNIAANFVNSREELPGLLKSLIPVGSTIGCGDSVTLEQTGIFEWLRNGEYCFYDKFVPGLSKEQKRKIYLDNFSADFFISGTNAVTMNGEIFNIDGNGSRVAPMLYGPKQVIIVIGSNKITSDIDSAIKRTRQIAAPLDAKRLGKNTPCTSLLRCIDCKHKERICNDFVLITGQFIKDRIRVIIINEKLGY; encoded by the coding sequence ATGAACCAAGAGATATGTACATTAATACAGAATTTGAATAGAAACAATATAGCAGCCAACTTTGTAAATAGTCGTGAAGAATTGCCGGGTCTTTTAAAAAGCTTAATTCCTGTAGGTTCTACTATTGGATGCGGGGATTCGGTCACTTTAGAACAAACAGGCATATTTGAATGGTTAAGAAACGGAGAATACTGCTTCTATGATAAATTTGTCCCGGGATTATCAAAAGAACAAAAGAGAAAAATTTACTTGGACAACTTTTCTGCAGACTTTTTTATATCAGGTACAAATGCAGTTACAATGAATGGCGAAATATTCAATATTGATGGAAACGGTAGTCGGGTAGCTCCTATGCTATATGGCCCAAAACAGGTTATTATTGTAATCGGAAGCAATAAAATCACAAGTGATATAGATTCTGCAATAAAACGAACACGCCAGATAGCGGCTCCCCTGGATGCGAAAAGATTAGGAAAAAATACTCCATGCACTTCCTTGCTGAGGTGCATTGATTGCAAGCATAAAGAGCGAATTTGCAATGATTTCGTTTTAATTACGGGACAATTTATAAAGGATAGAATCAGAGTTATTATTATTAATGAAAAATTGGGGTATTAG
- a CDS encoding GPP34 family phosphoprotein produces the protein MKNLSFTQEFFLCALKPQGSTTLTNSTESSTCLLAGSLLELLIDGYISIDDKKKMFITKDLSSEKLYLSPIYELIKNNKPMNVETIAEKYAFGFTLPNELFQSVGHSIVEDGCVVEKSNQGLFKNKVLFLPNESEVTKVVEKLRAEFLEEGTVSDETIVLGALLNKSGLIKKYFSKYETQKLNNRLKEIKQSEAGALIKKMIDYIDTWIAILLIAIV, from the coding sequence ATGAAAAATCTTTCCTTTACGCAAGAATTTTTTCTATGTGCTCTGAAACCACAAGGCAGTACAACATTAACTAACTCAACCGAAAGTTCCACTTGCCTTCTGGCCGGTAGTCTTCTGGAATTACTAATTGACGGTTATATCTCCATAGACGATAAAAAGAAAATGTTTATCACTAAGGATTTATCATCTGAAAAATTGTATTTGTCACCTATATACGAATTAATCAAGAACAACAAGCCTATGAATGTTGAAACAATCGCCGAGAAATACGCTTTTGGTTTTACGCTGCCAAATGAACTGTTCCAATCAGTAGGTCACTCCATTGTTGAGGATGGATGTGTCGTTGAAAAAAGTAACCAAGGATTATTCAAAAATAAAGTTCTCTTTTTACCAAATGAAAGTGAAGTAACAAAAGTTGTGGAAAAACTGCGGGCGGAATTTTTAGAAGAAGGCACCGTTTCTGATGAAACTATTGTCTTGGGAGCGTTACTAAATAAAAGCGGGTTAATAAAAAAGTATTTTTCAAAATACGAAACGCAAAAGCTAAATAACCGTTTAAAAGAAATTAAACAGAGCGAAGCTGGAGCATTAATCAAGAAGATGATAGATTATATTGATACATGGATTGCAATACTACTCATAGCCATAGTTTAA
- a CDS encoding helix-turn-helix domain-containing protein has protein sequence MSRQRPIEVIENAEYVTIGELVRLTGVRYSTLKFYTEEEMLHFEQAEENLTRRYKRSETLERILLIKKLKEDGLSIPQIKKALSSF, from the coding sequence ATGTCAAGGCAAAGACCCATTGAAGTGATAGAAAATGCCGAGTACGTTACAATTGGTGAACTGGTTCGATTAACGGGTGTTCGGTACAGTACCCTAAAATTTTACACTGAGGAAGAGATGCTTCATTTTGAACAGGCCGAAGAGAACCTGACAAGACGGTATAAAAGATCCGAAACTTTGGAGAGAATTCTTTTAATAAAAAAACTAAAGGAGGATGGATTATCAATTCCTCAAATAAAAAAGGCATTAAGCAGTTTTTAG
- a CDS encoding glycoside hydrolase family 11 protein: protein MLNKAKGKFKRLAIAAVMIASLLIPTTAFAGDTLTSNKTGYDGNFYYSFWTDGGGYASMTLNGNGSYSTSWRNCGNFTAGKGWEIGKERVINFSGNFNGGNNGYLAVYGWTKNPLVEYYIVEDYGSWTPPGGTPVGTVNSDGGTYNIYRTQRVNQPSIVGPATFYQYWSVRTTKRSSGSVTTANHFNAWKSKGWQMGTHDYQIVETEGYQSSGSSSITVSEGSSNGGNNGGNTGGNTGGTTGGINLNSWQCNNRSSSLNSWTGAVGGWKVGDWIEFDNVNLSGASYLNFNLAAAQGGSFKVVTDSYYGTQIGSLNFNSTGGWNTYTNQSCNLSNVSGNHNLYIICTGGTANLGTLTLGSSNSTGGNTGGNTGANGNVYLCFDDGPNNSNSATLVSALKNAGADKATLFVWGNRISSNSNGWNAYKNSGYSLQNHSWSHSHMTSWSYQQVYNDLQQCNQAIVNAGKPAPTKIRLPYLESNATIQQACSALGLTVVSPNVDSQDWNGASTQSIVNACNNLNANGNALMHDGYASTNSAIPTIIQNLKNRGLGFAQY, encoded by the coding sequence ATGTTGAACAAAGCAAAAGGCAAGTTCAAAAGGCTGGCAATCGCTGCAGTAATGATAGCATCATTACTAATCCCAACTACAGCTTTTGCGGGAGATACGCTCACCTCAAACAAAACTGGCTATGATGGTAATTTCTATTACTCATTTTGGACAGATGGCGGTGGTTATGCTTCCATGACCTTAAACGGCAATGGGAGCTACAGTACTAGTTGGAGAAATTGCGGTAATTTTACTGCAGGTAAGGGCTGGGAAATAGGAAAAGAAAGAGTAATTAACTTTTCAGGTAATTTCAATGGCGGTAACAATGGATATCTGGCCGTTTACGGCTGGACCAAAAATCCTCTTGTTGAATATTACATAGTTGAAGATTATGGCTCTTGGACTCCTCCGGGAGGAACACCTGTTGGAACTGTTAATTCTGATGGAGGTACATATAACATATATCGTACACAAAGAGTTAACCAACCTTCAATTGTCGGTCCCGCAACATTCTATCAATATTGGAGTGTACGTACTACAAAGAGATCCAGCGGAAGCGTAACTACTGCAAACCACTTTAATGCATGGAAGAGCAAAGGCTGGCAAATGGGTACTCATGATTACCAGATAGTTGAAACTGAAGGCTACCAGAGCAGTGGCAGTTCAAGTATAACAGTAAGCGAAGGCAGCAGTAATGGCGGAAACAACGGTGGGAATACAGGAGGAAATACAGGCGGAACTACGGGAGGTATTAATCTCAATTCCTGGCAGTGCAACAATCGAAGCAGCAGCCTGAACTCGTGGACAGGTGCTGTAGGTGGTTGGAAAGTGGGAGATTGGATAGAGTTTGACAACGTTAATCTTTCAGGAGCATCTTACTTAAACTTCAATCTTGCAGCTGCACAAGGCGGCAGTTTCAAAGTAGTTACTGACAGTTACTACGGAACACAAATCGGTTCACTGAATTTCAACTCAACCGGCGGTTGGAATACTTATACAAATCAAAGCTGTAACTTGAGTAATGTGAGCGGAAATCACAATCTGTATATCATATGTACTGGGGGCACAGCTAACCTTGGCACTTTGACCCTTGGAAGTTCAAACTCAACAGGCGGAAACACTGGGGGAAACACAGGTGCTAACGGTAATGTTTACCTTTGCTTTGATGATGGTCCAAATAACAGCAATTCAGCTACTCTCGTAAGTGCTCTAAAGAATGCGGGAGCGGACAAAGCCACCTTATTTGTGTGGGGCAACAGAATAAGCAGTAACTCAAATGGCTGGAATGCTTATAAAAATTCAGGCTACAGTCTGCAAAACCATAGCTGGAGTCACTCTCATATGACCAGCTGGAGCTACCAACAGGTTTACAATGACTTACAGCAATGTAACCAGGCTATTGTAAACGCCGGAAAACCTGCTCCTACAAAGATTAGATTACCTTATCTTGAGAGCAACGCCACTATTCAGCAAGCCTGTTCAGCACTGGGGTTGACAGTAGTATCACCTAACGTTGATTCTCAGGACTGGAACGGAGCAAGTACACAATCAATCGTGAACGCTTGCAACAATCTGAATGCTAATGGTAATGCATTGATGCATGACGGGTACGCATCAACTAACTCGGCAATTCCTACTATCATTCAGAATCTGAAAAATCGGGGTCTTGGTTTTGCCCAATACTAA